In Camelus bactrianus isolate YW-2024 breed Bactrian camel chromosome 10, ASM4877302v1, whole genome shotgun sequence, a genomic segment contains:
- the FOSL1 gene encoding fos-related antigen 1 isoform X3 — translation MFRDFGEPGPSSGTGGAYGGPAQPPATGQQKFHLVPSINAVSGSQELQWMVQPHFLEPSSYPRPLAYPQYSPPQPRPGVIRALGPTPGVRRRPYEQPRGGGAPSSEARAEQAGRGQVQEPEKRTDRLPAGGNRQTGG, via the exons ATGTTCCGAGACTTTGGGGAACCCGGACCGAGCTCCGGGACCGGCGGTGCGTACGGCGGCCCGGCGCAGCCCCCGGCAACAGGCCAGCAG AAGTTCCACCTCGTGCCAAGCATCAACGCTGTAAGTGGCAGCCAGGAGCTGCAGTGGATGGTGCAGCCTCACTTCCTGGAACCCAGCAGCTACCCCAGGCCTCTGGCCTACCCCCAGTACAGCCCCCCACAGCCCCGGCCAGGAGTCATCCGGGCCTTGGGGCCAACTCCAGGAGTGCGTCGCCGGCCCTATGAACAG CCCCGAGGAGGAGGAGCGCCGTCGAGTGAGGCGAGAGCGGAACAAGCTGGCCGCGGCCAAGTGCAGGAACCGGAGAAAAGAACTGACCGACTTCCTGCAGGCG GAAACCGACAAACTGGAGGATGA
- the FOSL1 gene encoding fos-related antigen 1 isoform X1 — protein MFRDFGEPGPSSGTGGAYGGPAQPPATGQQKFHLVPSINAVSGSQELQWMVQPHFLEPSSYPRPLAYPQYSPPQPRPGVIRALGPTPGVRRRPYEQISPEEEERRRVRRERNKLAAAKCRNRRKELTDFLQAETDKLEDEKSGLQREIEELQKQKERLELVLEAHRPICKIPEGAKESDTRGTGAASGTSSPPAPSHPVPCISLSPGPVLEPEALHTPTLMTTPSLTPFTTSLVFTYPSTPEPCASAHRRSSSSSGDPSSDPLGSPTLLAL, from the exons ATGTTCCGAGACTTTGGGGAACCCGGACCGAGCTCCGGGACCGGCGGTGCGTACGGCGGCCCGGCGCAGCCCCCGGCAACAGGCCAGCAG AAGTTCCACCTCGTGCCAAGCATCAACGCTGTAAGTGGCAGCCAGGAGCTGCAGTGGATGGTGCAGCCTCACTTCCTGGAACCCAGCAGCTACCCCAGGCCTCTGGCCTACCCCCAGTACAGCCCCCCACAGCCCCGGCCAGGAGTCATCCGGGCCTTGGGGCCAACTCCAGGAGTGCGTCGCCGGCCCTATGAACAG ATCAGCCCCGAGGAGGAGGAGCGCCGTCGAGTGAGGCGAGAGCGGAACAAGCTGGCCGCGGCCAAGTGCAGGAACCGGAGAAAAGAACTGACCGACTTCCTGCAGGCG GAAACCGACAAACTGGAGGATGAGAAATCCGGGCTGCAGCGAGAGATTGAGGAACTACAGAAGCAGAAGGAGCGCCTGGAGCTGGTACTAGAGGCCCACCGCCCCATCTGCAAAATCCCGGAAGGGGCCAAGGAGAGCGACACCAGAGGCACAGGCGCTGCCAGTGGCACCAGCAGCCCAccagccccttcccaccctgtgCCTTGTATCTCCCTTTCCCCAGGGCCTGTGCTTGAACCCGAAGCACTGCACACTCCCACGCTCATGACCACACCCTCCCTGACTCCTTTCACTACCAGTCTTGTCTTCACCTACCCCAGCACCCCAGAGCCCTGTGCTTCAGCCCATCGCAGGAGTAGCAGCAGCAGTGGGGACCCCTCTTCTGACCCCCTTGGCTCCCCAACCCTCCTAGCCTTATGA
- the FOSL1 gene encoding fos-related antigen 1 isoform X2 — translation MAERESWQKFHLVPSINAVSGSQELQWMVQPHFLEPSSYPRPLAYPQYSPPQPRPGVIRALGPTPGVRRRPYEQISPEEEERRRVRRERNKLAAAKCRNRRKELTDFLQAETDKLEDEKSGLQREIEELQKQKERLELVLEAHRPICKIPEGAKESDTRGTGAASGTSSPPAPSHPVPCISLSPGPVLEPEALHTPTLMTTPSLTPFTTSLVFTYPSTPEPCASAHRRSSSSSGDPSSDPLGSPTLLAL, via the exons ATGGCTGAAAGAGAATCGTGGCAG AAGTTCCACCTCGTGCCAAGCATCAACGCTGTAAGTGGCAGCCAGGAGCTGCAGTGGATGGTGCAGCCTCACTTCCTGGAACCCAGCAGCTACCCCAGGCCTCTGGCCTACCCCCAGTACAGCCCCCCACAGCCCCGGCCAGGAGTCATCCGGGCCTTGGGGCCAACTCCAGGAGTGCGTCGCCGGCCCTATGAACAG ATCAGCCCCGAGGAGGAGGAGCGCCGTCGAGTGAGGCGAGAGCGGAACAAGCTGGCCGCGGCCAAGTGCAGGAACCGGAGAAAAGAACTGACCGACTTCCTGCAGGCG GAAACCGACAAACTGGAGGATGAGAAATCCGGGCTGCAGCGAGAGATTGAGGAACTACAGAAGCAGAAGGAGCGCCTGGAGCTGGTACTAGAGGCCCACCGCCCCATCTGCAAAATCCCGGAAGGGGCCAAGGAGAGCGACACCAGAGGCACAGGCGCTGCCAGTGGCACCAGCAGCCCAccagccccttcccaccctgtgCCTTGTATCTCCCTTTCCCCAGGGCCTGTGCTTGAACCCGAAGCACTGCACACTCCCACGCTCATGACCACACCCTCCCTGACTCCTTTCACTACCAGTCTTGTCTTCACCTACCCCAGCACCCCAGAGCCCTGTGCTTCAGCCCATCGCAGGAGTAGCAGCAGCAGTGGGGACCCCTCTTCTGACCCCCTTGGCTCCCCAACCCTCCTAGCCTTATGA
- the CCDC85B gene encoding coiled-coil domain-containing protein 85B: protein MEAETGGLEELTDEEMAALGKEELVRRLRREEAARLAALVQRGRLMQEVNRQLQGHLGEIRELKQLNRRLQAENRELRDLCCFLDSERQRGRRAARQWQLFGTQASRAVREDLGGCWQKLAELEGRQEELLRENLALKELCLALGEEWGPRGGSGGSGTGPTPELALPPCGPRDLGDGSSSTGSVGSPDQLPLACSPDD from the coding sequence ATGGAGGCCGAGACGGGCGGCCTGGAGGAGCTGACGGATGAGGAGATGGCGGCTCTGGGAAAGGAGGAGCTGGTGCGGCGCCTGCGGCGGGAGGAGGCGGCGCGCCTGGCGGCTCTGGTGCAGCGCGGCCGCCTCATGCAGGAGGTGAATCGGCAGCTACAGGGTCACTTGGGCGAGATCCGCGAGCTCAAGCAGCTGAACCGGCGCCTACAGGCCGAGAACCGCGAGCTGCGCGACCTCTGCTGCTTCCTGGACTCGGAGCGGCAGCGCGGGCGTCGCGCCGCGCGCCAGTGGCAGCTCTTCGGGACCCAAGCATCCCGAGCTGTGCGCGAGGACCTAGGCGGTTGTTGGCAGAAGCTGGCCGAGCTGGAGGGCCGCCAGGAGGAGCTGCTGCGGGAGAACCTGGCGCTTAAGGAgctctgcctggctctgggcgAGGAGTGGGGCCCCCGCGGCGGCTCGGGGGGCTCAGGCACTGGGCCTACACCCGAGCTGGCCTTGCCTCCTTGCGGTCCCCGTGACCTGGGCGATGGAAGCTCCAGTACCGGCAGCGTGGGCAGTCCCGACCAGTTGCCCCTGGCCTGCTCCCCAGATGATTGA
- the FIBP gene encoding acidic fibroblast growth factor intracellular-binding protein isoform X3 gives MTSELDIFVGNTTLIDEDVYRLWLDGYSVSDAVALRVRSGILEQTGATAAVLQSDTMDHYRTFHMLERLLHAPPKLLHQLIFQIPPSRQALLIERYYAFDEAFVREVLGKKLSKGTKKDLDDISTKTGITLKSCRRQFDNFKRVFKVVEEMRGSLVDNIQQHFLLSDRLARDYAAIVFFANNRFETGKKKLQYLSFGDFAFCAELMIQNWTLGAVGEAPTDPDSQVDDMDMDLDKEFLQDLKELKVLVADKDLLDLHKSLVCTALRGKLGVFSEMEANFKNLSRGLVNVAAKLTHTKDVRDLFVDLVEKFIEPCRSDHWPLNDVRLFLNQYSASVHSLDGFRFACSGCIT, from the exons ATGACCAGCGAGCTGGACATCTTCGTGGGGAACACGACCCTCATCGACGAGGACGTGTATCGCCTCTGGCTGGACGGTTACTCGG TGAGCGACGCGGTGGCCCTGAGGGTGCGCTCGGGAATCCTGGAGCAGACCGGCGCCACAGCAGCGGTGCTGCAGAGCGACACCATGGACCACTACCGTACTTTCCACATGCTTGAGCGCCTGCTACACGCACCGCCCAAGCTGCTGCACCAGCTCATCTTCCAGATCCCGCCCTCTCGACAGGCACTGCTTATCGAAAG GTACTATGCCTTTGACGAGGCCTTTGTGCGGGAGGTCCTAGGCAAGAAGCTGTCCAAGGGCACCAAGAAGGATCTGGATGACATCAGCACCAAAACAGGCATCACCCTCAAGAGCTGCCGGAGACAG TTTGACAACTTTAAGCGAGTCTTCAAGGTGGTGGAGGAAATGCGGGGCTCCCTGGTCGATAACATCCAGCAACACTTCCTCCTGTCTGACCGGCTAGCCAG GGACTATGCAGCTATCGTCTTCTTTGCCAACAATCGCTTTGAGACAGGGAAGAAAAAACTGCAGTATCTGAGCTTTGGTGACTTTGCCTTCTGTGCTGAGCTCATGATCCAGAACTGGACTCTCGGAGCCGTGGGTGAGGCCCCCACTGACCCAG ACTCTCAGGTAGACGACATGGACATGGACTTAGACAAGGAGTTTCTCCAGGACTTGAAGGAGCTTAAGGTGCTTGTGGCTGACAAGGACCTTCTGGACCTGCATAAGAG CCTGGTGTGCACTGCCCTCCGGGGAAAACTTGGTGTCTTCTCTGAGATGGAAGCCAACTTCAAG AACCTGTCCCGGGGGCTGGTGAATGTGGCCGCCAAGCTGACCCACACTAAGGATGTCAGAGACCTGTTTGTGGACCTCGTGGAGAAG TTCATAGAACCCTGCCGCTCGGACCACTGGCCGTTGAATGATGTACGGCTCTTCCTGAATCAGTATTCAGCGTCGGTCCACTCCCTGGATGGCTTCCG atttgcctgttctggatgtATTACGTAA
- the FIBP gene encoding acidic fibroblast growth factor intracellular-binding protein isoform X1 codes for MTSELDIFVGNTTLIDEDVYRLWLDGYSVSDAVALRVRSGILEQTGATAAVLQSDTMDHYRTFHMLERLLHAPPKLLHQLIFQIPPSRQALLIERYYAFDEAFVREVLGKKLSKGTKKDLDDISTKTGITLKSCRRQFDNFKRVFKVVEEMRGSLVDNIQQHFLLSDRLARDYAAIVFFANNRFETGKKKLQYLSFGDFAFCAELMIQNWTLGAVGEAPTDPDSQVDDMDMDLDKEFLQDLKELKVLVADKDLLDLHKSLVCTALRGKLGVFSEMEANFKNLSRGLVNVAAKLTHTKDVRDLFVDLVEKFIEPCRSDHWPLNDVRLFLNQYSASVHSLDGFRHQALWDRYMGTLRGCLLRLYHD; via the exons ATGACCAGCGAGCTGGACATCTTCGTGGGGAACACGACCCTCATCGACGAGGACGTGTATCGCCTCTGGCTGGACGGTTACTCGG TGAGCGACGCGGTGGCCCTGAGGGTGCGCTCGGGAATCCTGGAGCAGACCGGCGCCACAGCAGCGGTGCTGCAGAGCGACACCATGGACCACTACCGTACTTTCCACATGCTTGAGCGCCTGCTACACGCACCGCCCAAGCTGCTGCACCAGCTCATCTTCCAGATCCCGCCCTCTCGACAGGCACTGCTTATCGAAAG GTACTATGCCTTTGACGAGGCCTTTGTGCGGGAGGTCCTAGGCAAGAAGCTGTCCAAGGGCACCAAGAAGGATCTGGATGACATCAGCACCAAAACAGGCATCACCCTCAAGAGCTGCCGGAGACAG TTTGACAACTTTAAGCGAGTCTTCAAGGTGGTGGAGGAAATGCGGGGCTCCCTGGTCGATAACATCCAGCAACACTTCCTCCTGTCTGACCGGCTAGCCAG GGACTATGCAGCTATCGTCTTCTTTGCCAACAATCGCTTTGAGACAGGGAAGAAAAAACTGCAGTATCTGAGCTTTGGTGACTTTGCCTTCTGTGCTGAGCTCATGATCCAGAACTGGACTCTCGGAGCCGTGGGTGAGGCCCCCACTGACCCAG ACTCTCAGGTAGACGACATGGACATGGACTTAGACAAGGAGTTTCTCCAGGACTTGAAGGAGCTTAAGGTGCTTGTGGCTGACAAGGACCTTCTGGACCTGCATAAGAG CCTGGTGTGCACTGCCCTCCGGGGAAAACTTGGTGTCTTCTCTGAGATGGAAGCCAACTTCAAG AACCTGTCCCGGGGGCTGGTGAATGTGGCCGCCAAGCTGACCCACACTAAGGATGTCAGAGACCTGTTTGTGGACCTCGTGGAGAAG TTCATAGAACCCTGCCGCTCGGACCACTGGCCGTTGAATGATGTACGGCTCTTCCTGAATCAGTATTCAGCGTCGGTCCACTCCCTGGATGGCTTCCG GCACCAGGCCCTCTGGGACCGCTACATGGGCACCCTCCGTGGCTGCCTCTTGCGTCTCTATCATGACTga
- the FIBP gene encoding acidic fibroblast growth factor intracellular-binding protein isoform X2, with the protein MTSELDIFVGNTTLIDEDVYRLWLDGYSVSDAVALRVRSGILEQTGATAAVLQSDTMDHYRTFHMLERLLHAPPKLLHQLIFQIPPSRQALLIERYYAFDEAFVREVLGKKLSKGTKKDLDDISTKTGITLKSCRRQFDNFKRVFKVVEEMRGSLVDNIQQHFLLSDRLARDYAAIVFFANNRFETGKKKLQYLSFGDFAFCAELMIQNWTLGAVDSQVDDMDMDLDKEFLQDLKELKVLVADKDLLDLHKSLVCTALRGKLGVFSEMEANFKNLSRGLVNVAAKLTHTKDVRDLFVDLVEKFIEPCRSDHWPLNDVRLFLNQYSASVHSLDGFRHQALWDRYMGTLRGCLLRLYHD; encoded by the exons ATGACCAGCGAGCTGGACATCTTCGTGGGGAACACGACCCTCATCGACGAGGACGTGTATCGCCTCTGGCTGGACGGTTACTCGG TGAGCGACGCGGTGGCCCTGAGGGTGCGCTCGGGAATCCTGGAGCAGACCGGCGCCACAGCAGCGGTGCTGCAGAGCGACACCATGGACCACTACCGTACTTTCCACATGCTTGAGCGCCTGCTACACGCACCGCCCAAGCTGCTGCACCAGCTCATCTTCCAGATCCCGCCCTCTCGACAGGCACTGCTTATCGAAAG GTACTATGCCTTTGACGAGGCCTTTGTGCGGGAGGTCCTAGGCAAGAAGCTGTCCAAGGGCACCAAGAAGGATCTGGATGACATCAGCACCAAAACAGGCATCACCCTCAAGAGCTGCCGGAGACAG TTTGACAACTTTAAGCGAGTCTTCAAGGTGGTGGAGGAAATGCGGGGCTCCCTGGTCGATAACATCCAGCAACACTTCCTCCTGTCTGACCGGCTAGCCAG GGACTATGCAGCTATCGTCTTCTTTGCCAACAATCGCTTTGAGACAGGGAAGAAAAAACTGCAGTATCTGAGCTTTGGTGACTTTGCCTTCTGTGCTGAGCTCATGATCCAGAACTGGACTCTCGGAGCCGTGG ACTCTCAGGTAGACGACATGGACATGGACTTAGACAAGGAGTTTCTCCAGGACTTGAAGGAGCTTAAGGTGCTTGTGGCTGACAAGGACCTTCTGGACCTGCATAAGAG CCTGGTGTGCACTGCCCTCCGGGGAAAACTTGGTGTCTTCTCTGAGATGGAAGCCAACTTCAAG AACCTGTCCCGGGGGCTGGTGAATGTGGCCGCCAAGCTGACCCACACTAAGGATGTCAGAGACCTGTTTGTGGACCTCGTGGAGAAG TTCATAGAACCCTGCCGCTCGGACCACTGGCCGTTGAATGATGTACGGCTCTTCCTGAATCAGTATTCAGCGTCGGTCCACTCCCTGGATGGCTTCCG GCACCAGGCCCTCTGGGACCGCTACATGGGCACCCTCCGTGGCTGCCTCTTGCGTCTCTATCATGACTga
- the CTSW gene encoding cathepsin W, translated as MALTVHLSCLLALLVAGLAQGIKGSLRGQDPGPQPLELKEVFMLFQIQYNRTYSNPAEYARRMDIFAQNLAKAQRLQEEDLGTAEFGVTPFSDLTEEEFGQLYGNRRVPGEDPSVGRKVGSEELGWSVPQTCDWRKAAGIISPIRNQKTCKCCWAMAAAGNIEALWAIKNHKSVEVSVQELLDCGRCGNGCEGGFVWEAFITVLNNSGLADEKDYPFEGKVKTHRCLAKRHKKVAWIQDFIMLQNCEQSIARYLAIHGPITVTINMELLKQYQKGVIKATPATCDPRLVDHSVLLVGFGKTKSAEGRRAEAVSSQSRPRPRHSIPYWILKNSWGANWGEEGYFRLYRGNNTCGITKYPFTARVDLPAKKQKVSCPP; from the exons ATGGCACTAACTGtccacctctcctgcctcctaGCGCTGTTGGTGGCAGGCCTGGCCCAAGGCATCAAGGGCTCCCTCAGGGGCCAG GACCCAGGTCCCCAGCCTCTGGAGCTGAAAGAGGTCTTCATGTTGTTCCAGATCCAATACAATCGGACTTATTCGAACCCAGCAG AGTACGCTCGCCGCATGGACATCTTTGCCCAAAACCTGGCCAAGGCTCAGCGGCTGCAGGAGGAGGACTTGGGCACAGCTGAGTTTGGGGTGACTCCATTCAGTGACCTCACAG AGGAGGAGTTCGGCCAGCTCTATGGGAATCGGAGGGTGCCTGGAGAGGACCCCAGTGTGGGCAGAAAGGTAGGGTCTGAGGAGTTGGGGTGGTCAGTGCCCCAGACCTGTGACTGGCGGAAGGCGGCTGGCATCATCTCACCCATCAGGAACCAG AAAACCTGCAAATGTTGCTGGGCCATGGCGGCAGCTGGCAACATCGAGGCCCTGTGGGCCATCAAAAACCACAAGTCTGTAGAAGTCTCTGTACAGG AGCTGCTGGACTGTGGCCGCTGTGGGAATGGCTGTGAGGGCGGCTTCGTCTGGGAAGCGTTCATAACTGTCCTCAACAACA GCGGCCTGGCCGATGAAAAGGACTACCCATTCGAGGGTAAGGTCAAAACCCACAGGTGCCTGGCCAAGAGGCACAAGAAGGTGGCCTGGATCCAGGACTTCATCATGCTGCAGAACTGCGAGCAGA GCATTGCCAGGTACTTGGCCATCCACGGCCCCATCACCGTGACCATCAACATGGAGCTACTGAAG CAATACCAGAAGGGTGTGATCAAAGCCACACCTGCCACCTGTGACCCCCGGCTTGTGGATCATTCTGTCCTGCTGGTGGGTTTTGGTAAAACCAAGTCGGCAGAGGGCAGACGGGCAGAGGCGGTCTCATCCCAGTCTCGTCCTCGTCCTCGCCACTCTATCCCATACTGGATCCTGAAGAACTCCTGGGGGGCCAACTGGGGTGAGGAG GGCTATTTCCGGCTGTACCGAGGGAATAATACCTGCGGCATCACCAAGTACCCATTCACTGCCCGAGTAGACCTACCTGCAAAGAAGCAGAAAgtctcctgccctccctga